A portion of the Herpetosiphon gulosus genome contains these proteins:
- a CDS encoding nuclear transport factor 2 family protein, with the protein MISNAYELVTQFWQLMQTNDFAAVGSVLHDEYSLEWPQSNERIRGRAAFAQMNQEYPAAGAWQFTINRLIASDDQACSDVSVTDGQVQARVISFFMIQDGLIIKQVEYWPEPYPAPANRQHLVEPIN; encoded by the coding sequence ATGATCAGCAATGCCTATGAGTTGGTGACCCAATTTTGGCAATTGATGCAAACCAATGATTTTGCGGCGGTTGGTAGCGTATTGCACGATGAATATAGTTTAGAATGGCCCCAATCGAATGAACGAATTCGAGGTCGAGCGGCCTTTGCCCAAATGAACCAAGAATATCCTGCTGCTGGCGCTTGGCAATTTACGATCAATCGCTTGATTGCAAGTGATGATCAGGCCTGTAGTGATGTTTCGGTTACTGATGGCCAAGTGCAGGCACGGGTGATTAGCTTTTTTATGATTCAGGATGGGCTGATTATCAAGCAGGTTGAATACTGGCCCGAACCCTACCCAGCCCCAGCCAATCGCCAGCATTTGGTTGAGCCGATTAACTAA
- the rnc gene encoding ribonuclease III, whose product MDLNKLQAELGYTFNDLTFLRAALLHRSYVHEHPEAGSESNERLEFLGDALLNFICGSFLFHEFPELGEGDLTKTRAMLVQTRTLAGLARRFNLGSYVQISRGEERAKARERDNLLADAFEALLAAIALDGGWEAARNFVLPLLKSVKASGVQNQDYKTDLQQYVQGRINLTPSYREVNVTGPDHERTWTIEVWAGDALLGVGVGTSKTMASQAAARAALEALTSESSALQLPEQR is encoded by the coding sequence ATGGATTTAAACAAACTACAAGCTGAACTAGGTTACACATTCAACGACTTAACCTTTTTGCGGGCTGCATTGCTGCATCGTTCGTATGTGCACGAACACCCTGAAGCTGGCTCAGAATCGAACGAACGCCTAGAATTTTTGGGCGACGCTCTTTTAAATTTTATTTGTGGCTCTTTTTTATTTCACGAGTTTCCTGAGCTTGGCGAAGGCGATTTAACGAAAACTCGCGCGATGTTGGTGCAAACCCGAACCTTAGCTGGTTTGGCGCGGCGTTTCAATTTGGGCAGTTATGTGCAAATTAGCCGTGGCGAGGAACGTGCCAAAGCACGCGAACGCGATAATTTGTTGGCCGATGCCTTTGAGGCCTTGTTGGCGGCAATCGCGCTTGATGGTGGTTGGGAAGCCGCGCGTAATTTTGTCTTGCCTTTGCTGAAGTCGGTCAAGGCTAGTGGAGTGCAAAACCAAGATTACAAAACCGATTTGCAACAATATGTCCAAGGCCGAATCAACCTAACTCCTAGTTACCGCGAAGTTAACGTAACTGGCCCCGACCATGAACGGACGTGGACAATTGAGGTTTGGGCGGGTGATGCGCTGTTGGGAGTTGGGGTCGGAACTTCAAAAACTATGGCTTCGCAGGCGGCGGCGCGGGCTGCGCTGGAAGCACTTACTAGTGAATCATCTGCATTACAACTGCCTGAACAACGCTAA
- a CDS encoding restriction endonuclease yields the protein MATPVSQETKTDLKDTKPQAPAVPLLWRQLWIAGLLTGLVWCLVIFAPFSYMIYLAGVIPIGGGIYLGRKIQGRALVHGVIFSLIASATALLLGSILVFTLSAKPALNDPSQPAPTAQGNFLTLAMMVGMTLLPFPAYGTVMARRGQERTQAMRDEMSARGGQLERPGRVVSIEDLESLPLPKFGSWVAQLFRNNNFKLKNYKFNKDVIDLYLERNETAELWLVRCTISESLKPGQVQELYQDLRDNPEWHKGVIVTSLKVQDGARKSAKSRPNVEVLDGETLLEING from the coding sequence ATGGCAACTCCCGTATCTCAAGAAACCAAAACTGATCTGAAAGACACGAAGCCTCAAGCTCCGGCAGTTCCGTTGCTATGGCGGCAGTTGTGGATCGCTGGCTTGCTAACTGGCTTGGTCTGGTGTTTGGTAATTTTTGCCCCTTTCTCCTACATGATTTATTTGGCTGGGGTGATTCCAATTGGTGGTGGGATTTATCTGGGTCGCAAGATTCAGGGCCGTGCCTTGGTGCATGGGGTGATTTTTTCGCTAATTGCCAGCGCCACGGCCTTGCTGCTTGGCTCGATTTTAGTCTTTACCCTGAGCGCCAAACCAGCTTTGAACGACCCTAGCCAGCCTGCACCGACCGCTCAAGGCAACTTCTTGACCTTGGCGATGATGGTTGGTATGACCTTGCTGCCCTTCCCTGCCTATGGTACGGTGATGGCGCGGCGTGGCCAAGAACGTACCCAAGCCATGCGTGATGAAATGAGTGCTCGTGGTGGTCAACTTGAACGCCCAGGCCGCGTCGTGAGTATCGAAGACCTCGAATCGTTGCCGTTGCCAAAATTTGGCTCATGGGTCGCCCAATTGTTTCGTAACAATAACTTCAAACTCAAAAACTACAAATTCAATAAAGATGTGATCGATCTCTATCTTGAGCGCAACGAAACCGCTGAGCTTTGGCTGGTGCGCTGTACGATCAGCGAATCGCTCAAACCTGGCCAAGTCCAAGAGTTGTATCAAGACTTGCGTGATAACCCAGAGTGGCACAAAGGCGTAATCGTCACCTCGTTGAAGGTGCAAGATGGTGCACGCAAATCAGCGAAATCGCGGCCAAATGTCGAGGTGCTTGATGGCGAAACCTTGCTGGAGATCAACGGTTAA
- the ribE gene encoding 6,7-dimethyl-8-ribityllumazine synthase: protein MNVIEGNLIGTGLRVAIVIARWNDFIGGNLLEGAVNTLKRHGVSDDDISVAWCPGSYEIPLVVKKIAERAQHDAIITLGAVIRGATSHYEVVVNAVSSGVTKVMHDTGIPVLLGVLTTDTIEQAIERAGTKAGNKGSECAVAAIEMANLLKQL from the coding sequence ATGAATGTGATTGAAGGAAATTTGATCGGTACAGGCCTGCGAGTAGCGATTGTGATTGCCCGCTGGAATGATTTTATCGGCGGAAATTTGCTCGAAGGCGCGGTCAACACACTCAAACGCCATGGGGTTAGCGATGATGATATTAGCGTTGCATGGTGTCCTGGCTCGTATGAGATTCCGCTAGTGGTAAAGAAGATTGCTGAGCGTGCTCAACACGATGCAATTATTACCCTTGGGGCAGTCATTCGCGGCGCAACCTCGCATTATGAAGTGGTGGTCAATGCTGTTTCCAGTGGCGTGACCAAAGTCATGCATGATACCGGAATTCCAGTATTGTTGGGTGTGCTGACCACCGACACAATTGAGCAAGCGATCGAACGGGCTGGCACTAAGGCTGGCAACAAAGGCTCAGAGTGTGCAGTTGCCGCGATTGAAATGGCCAATTTGCTCAAACAACTCTAG
- a CDS encoding glycosyltransferase family 4 protein: MRSQRPVALVTPWFGPDTRGGAEDQARDLAHAIHAQGADIEVWTTTGRDSFTERTAEHYPAGLSNWNGLPIRRWPMAAPAMGIPPVVRRLAARSGRRLPDHPAHEINLLGSLPNSDGLYEHLLAHPERRCIFMPYPMGLSYWGSFLAQGRAYHIPCLHDEPYAYYSTYREMLRRAQGTIFNSRPERDLALRLYELDPVKTSVAGEGIDLTRVGDAVRFRQHYGLGVEPILLYVGRADWGKHVPQLLAYFREWKAETGRPLRFVRIGAGELNAPSILAPWVLDLGFVEPQTKYDAYAAANVFCQLSTIESFSIVLMESWLQGRPALVNADCPVTTDFVLRSGGGIPCQGYREWASSLSYLLDRSELSAAMGAAGREFVLRECRWNEVAQRTLAAL, encoded by the coding sequence ATGAGATCGCAACGTCCTGTAGCGCTGGTAACGCCATGGTTTGGCCCCGATACCCGTGGTGGAGCTGAAGATCAAGCCCGTGATTTGGCCCATGCCATCCATGCTCAAGGCGCGGATATTGAGGTCTGGACGACGACAGGCCGCGATTCGTTTACTGAACGCACGGCTGAGCACTATCCCGCTGGCTTGAGCAATTGGAATGGTTTGCCAATTCGACGCTGGCCGATGGCCGCGCCAGCGATGGGCATTCCGCCAGTGGTGCGGCGGTTGGCGGCTCGTTCAGGGCGGCGCTTGCCCGACCATCCTGCCCATGAAATTAATTTATTGGGCAGTTTGCCGAATAGCGATGGTTTATATGAACATTTGTTAGCACATCCCGAGCGACGCTGTATTTTTATGCCCTATCCGATGGGCTTGTCGTATTGGGGCAGTTTTTTGGCCCAAGGTCGTGCCTACCATATTCCATGCTTGCACGACGAGCCATATGCCTACTATTCGACCTATCGTGAAATGCTGCGGCGTGCTCAAGGCACGATTTTCAATAGTCGGCCTGAGCGCGATCTAGCCTTACGGTTGTATGAGCTTGATCCAGTCAAAACGAGTGTGGCGGGCGAGGGTATTGATCTCACCCGGGTTGGTGATGCGGTGCGGTTTCGCCAACACTATGGGCTTGGAGTTGAGCCAATCTTGCTCTACGTTGGGCGAGCCGATTGGGGCAAGCATGTGCCGCAGTTGCTAGCCTATTTTCGTGAATGGAAGGCTGAAACTGGCCGCCCATTGCGTTTTGTGCGGATCGGCGCTGGCGAACTGAATGCCCCCAGTATTTTAGCGCCATGGGTGTTGGATTTAGGCTTTGTCGAGCCACAAACCAAGTATGATGCCTACGCAGCGGCCAATGTTTTTTGCCAACTTTCAACAATTGAAAGCTTTTCGATTGTATTGATGGAAAGCTGGTTGCAAGGCCGCCCGGCCTTGGTCAATGCCGATTGCCCGGTGACAACTGATTTTGTCTTGCGTAGCGGTGGCGGCATCCCATGCCAAGGCTATCGCGAGTGGGCCAGTAGTTTGAGCTATTTGCTGGATCGGTCTGAGCTGAGCGCCGCCATGGGTGCTGCTGGCCGTGAGTTTGTGCTGCGCGAATGTCGTTGGAATGAAGTTGCCCAGCGTACCTTGGCGGCCCTTTAA
- a CDS encoding YdeI/OmpD-associated family protein: MSDKPKAELPTFSFIDQAAWREWLAAEHATSKGIWLKMAKKATGIASINYAEALDVALCYGWIDGQKKSFDEQSWLQKFTPRGKKSIWSKVNRDHIERLTAAGLMQPAGEAEVARAKADGRWDAAYDSQKNATIPEDFQAALDASPSAASFFATLKQAQRYSFLFRIQTAKKPETRSKRIQEFIGLLERGETL; encoded by the coding sequence ATGAGTGACAAACCAAAAGCCGAATTACCAACGTTTAGTTTTATTGATCAAGCGGCATGGCGTGAATGGCTCGCTGCTGAACATGCTACCAGCAAGGGCATTTGGCTTAAAATGGCCAAAAAAGCCACGGGCATCGCTTCAATTAATTATGCCGAGGCGCTTGATGTGGCATTGTGCTATGGCTGGATCGACGGCCAAAAAAAGAGTTTTGATGAGCAATCGTGGTTGCAAAAGTTTACACCACGCGGCAAAAAAAGCATTTGGTCGAAAGTTAATCGTGATCATATCGAACGTTTAACCGCTGCTGGCTTGATGCAGCCCGCTGGTGAGGCCGAAGTTGCACGAGCCAAAGCCGATGGTCGTTGGGATGCTGCCTACGATTCACAGAAGAATGCGACGATCCCTGAGGATTTTCAAGCGGCACTCGATGCTAGTCCAAGCGCAGCCAGCTTTTTCGCCACGCTCAAGCAAGCCCAACGCTACTCATTTTTGTTCCGCATCCAAACTGCCAAAAAGCCCGAAACACGTAGCAAACGCATTCAAGAATTTATCGGCTTGCTCGAACGCGGTGAAACGTTGTAG
- a CDS encoding ABC transporter substrate-binding protein — translation MRYRRVLAVVGLLFLAACGGQTATPTAVSGNDQAKPLTKVTIAMPYVPNIQFAPFYLAKTQGYYEAEGLDVTFDYQYETDSVQRVANGSVQFGMAGGDSVLLARAQGLPIMTVVTISQRSPIVFYSKAELNIKTPADLKGKSVGIPGRFGASYIGLLALMYSNSLQESDLNIQEIGFAQVQALSEDKVQVASGYGNNEPIQLAEAGVKLNIIRVSDSFALTSDGLIVSENLIKEQPTVVMSFVKATLKGMSETIADPTQAFNSSLREIPELQAADDSTKALQQKVLAKTIGYWQSDLTAKYGLGFTDQATWQATHDFLRQQNILKQDVAVGESFVNGFIATP, via the coding sequence ATGCGTTATCGTCGTGTCTTAGCCGTTGTTGGGCTACTTTTTTTGGCGGCTTGTGGTGGGCAAACTGCTACGCCAACCGCCGTTAGTGGTAATGATCAAGCGAAACCATTAACCAAAGTAACGATTGCCATGCCCTATGTGCCGAATATTCAATTTGCCCCATTTTACTTGGCCAAAACCCAAGGTTATTACGAAGCTGAGGGTTTGGATGTAACGTTCGATTATCAATATGAAACTGATTCAGTCCAGCGTGTGGCCAATGGCTCAGTCCAATTTGGCATGGCTGGCGGCGATTCGGTGCTACTGGCGCGGGCGCAAGGTCTGCCGATTATGACCGTTGTAACGATTAGCCAACGTTCACCGATTGTTTTTTATAGCAAAGCTGAGTTAAACATCAAAACACCAGCCGATCTTAAAGGCAAAAGTGTTGGGATTCCAGGTCGTTTTGGGGCTTCATATATTGGTTTGTTGGCACTGATGTATTCAAATTCCTTGCAAGAGAGCGATTTGAATATTCAAGAAATTGGCTTTGCTCAAGTTCAAGCCCTCAGTGAAGATAAAGTGCAGGTTGCTAGTGGCTATGGCAATAACGAGCCAATTCAATTGGCTGAGGCTGGGGTTAAATTAAATATTATTCGGGTGTCAGATTCGTTTGCCTTGACCTCTGATGGCCTTATTGTCAGCGAAAATTTGATTAAAGAGCAACCCACCGTTGTTATGAGCTTTGTCAAGGCTACATTAAAAGGTATGAGCGAGACGATTGCTGATCCGACTCAGGCCTTTAATAGTAGTTTGCGCGAAATTCCTGAACTGCAAGCGGCTGATGATTCAACCAAAGCCTTGCAACAAAAAGTTTTAGCCAAAACGATTGGCTATTGGCAAAGCGATCTGACCGCTAAATATGGCCTTGGCTTTACTGATCAGGCCACTTGGCAAGCGACTCACGATTTCTTGCGCCAACAAAATATCCTTAAACAAGATGTCGCAGTGGGCGAATCGTTTGTGAATGGGTTTATTGCTACACCCTAA
- the fabF gene encoding beta-ketoacyl-ACP synthase II, with product MNRRVVVTGLGAISPLGLDVPSLWEGIVQARSAVGRITQFDPTKFSAQIAAEVHGFDAANYMDKKEARRNSRFVHFAVAAAKEALRSADFTITDENADDVGVIIGCGVGGLDNFTTYLRVMDAKGPDRITPFLIPMMIVDMAGGVVAIEIGARGPNFCPVSACATSGNAIGEAWHVIRRGEAKVILAGGTEAAITEIGIGAFASARALSTRNDDPATASRPFDKDRDGFVMGEGSGVLVLEDYEHAVSRGATILAELVGYGVSTDAYHITMPAEDGSGAVKAMRMALRQAGLEPHELGYLNAHGTSTPVNDRTETLAVKKVFGDYTAKLPISSNKSQIGHTLGAGGAIEAVIGICAMREGLLPATINYHTPDPECEIDCVPNTPRPAQFSSFMSNSFGFGGHNVSLLFKAFEA from the coding sequence ATGAATCGACGTGTCGTCGTCACAGGATTGGGCGCGATTAGCCCATTGGGCCTCGACGTGCCATCTTTGTGGGAGGGCATTGTCCAAGCACGTTCGGCGGTTGGGCGAATTACCCAATTCGATCCAACAAAGTTTAGTGCTCAGATTGCCGCAGAAGTCCATGGCTTTGATGCTGCTAACTATATGGATAAAAAAGAGGCACGGCGCAACTCGCGCTTTGTGCATTTTGCAGTAGCAGCAGCCAAAGAAGCCTTACGTAGCGCCGATTTCACTATTACCGACGAAAATGCTGATGATGTAGGGGTCATCATTGGCTGTGGCGTTGGTGGTCTCGATAATTTTACAACCTATCTGCGGGTGATGGATGCCAAGGGTCCTGACCGAATCACGCCATTTTTGATTCCAATGATGATTGTGGATATGGCAGGCGGGGTTGTGGCAATTGAAATTGGCGCACGTGGCCCGAATTTCTGTCCAGTTTCGGCCTGTGCAACTTCAGGTAATGCGATCGGCGAAGCCTGGCATGTGATTCGACGTGGCGAGGCTAAAGTTATTTTAGCTGGTGGTACGGAAGCAGCAATTACCGAAATTGGGATCGGTGCCTTTGCTAGTGCCCGAGCACTCTCGACCCGCAACGATGATCCAGCCACGGCCTCACGTCCTTTCGATAAAGATCGCGATGGCTTTGTGATGGGCGAAGGTTCAGGGGTTTTAGTGCTTGAAGATTATGAGCATGCGGTCAGTCGTGGTGCAACCATTTTGGCCGAATTGGTCGGCTATGGAGTTAGCACCGATGCCTATCATATCACCATGCCCGCTGAAGATGGCTCGGGCGCGGTCAAGGCCATGCGCATGGCCTTGCGTCAAGCAGGCTTAGAGCCACACGAATTGGGCTATTTGAACGCCCATGGCACTTCAACTCCAGTTAATGATCGGACCGAAACTTTAGCGGTTAAAAAAGTGTTTGGTGATTACACCGCCAAACTGCCAATTAGCTCGAACAAATCGCAAATTGGCCATACCCTCGGGGCTGGTGGCGCAATTGAAGCCGTGATTGGCATTTGCGCGATGCGCGAAGGCCTGCTCCCCGCCACGATCAACTATCATACTCCCGACCCTGAGTGCGAGATCGATTGTGTGCCAAATACACCACGGCCTGCCCAATTCTCCAGCTTTATGAGCAATTCATTTGGTTTTGGTGGACATAACGTTAGTCTGTTGTTCAAGGCTTTTGAAGCCTAA
- the nrdR gene encoding transcriptional regulator NrdR, translated as MRCPYCTGESAVIDTRELDNGETIRRRRRCKHCDRRFTTYERVESVNVMVVKKNGDREPYDREKLLRGLRVAAYKRPISADVIETLVTEVEAALIAYDALEVPSSVIGEQMMERLRSLDEVAYIRFASVYRSFSDLGKLREAVEELMEKE; from the coding sequence ATGCGCTGCCCGTATTGCACTGGCGAAAGTGCAGTGATCGATACTCGCGAACTTGATAATGGTGAAACCATCCGTCGTCGCCGTCGCTGCAAACACTGTGATCGCCGCTTCACAACCTATGAACGGGTTGAATCTGTTAATGTCATGGTCGTTAAGAAAAATGGCGACCGTGAGCCATATGACCGCGAGAAATTATTGCGCGGTTTACGGGTTGCGGCCTATAAACGGCCTATCTCAGCCGATGTAATTGAAACGTTGGTAACTGAAGTCGAGGCTGCTCTGATCGCCTACGATGCCTTGGAAGTTCCTAGCTCGGTGATTGGCGAACAGATGATGGAACGCTTACGCTCACTCGATGAGGTGGCCTACATCCGCTTTGCCTCGGTTTATCGTTCATTTAGCGATCTTGGCAAGCTGCGTGAAGCTGTCGAAGAACTTATGGAAAAGGAATAA